From a single Candidatus Izimaplasma bacterium HR1 genomic region:
- the pncB2 gene encoding Nicotinate phosphoribosyltransferase pncB2 translates to MYTINRAMLIDFYELTMANGYFEEGKHNEIVYFDVFYRSNPDKAGFSLFAGLYHIIEYIKDLHFTDKDIEFLRSKNTFSDGFLEILKTFKFTGDVYTFREGCVIFPNEPIMTIRATLLEAQLVETYLLQIINHQSLIATKAARIKYAAGEKMVIEMGARRAHGLTSSLEGTRAAYIAGIDSSSNVIGDQLYGIPSGGTMAHSWVQSFDTEYEAFRSYAETYPENTTLLVDTYNTLKSGLPNAIKVIKEVLIENPEANYAIRIDSGDLAYLSKKARIMLDEAGVEKCKIVVSNSLDEHLIKTLLNQKAPIDIFGVGERLITAKSDPVFGAVYKIVAKEEDGTIKPIIKISDNPAKITTPHYKKVYRVFSKEERPIADYIALYNEVIDTSKPLLLFDPIHTWKRKEVTEYTLKEMQVQIFKAGKLVYDIPTLEEVKSYAQENLKELWSELRRFSFPHKYYIDLSQKLWDVKNSMIEKYRNF, encoded by the coding sequence ATGTATACAATAAATCGTGCAATGTTAATAGATTTTTATGAACTTACAATGGCTAATGGATATTTTGAAGAAGGAAAGCATAATGAAATAGTCTATTTTGATGTTTTCTATCGTTCTAATCCTGATAAAGCTGGATTTAGCTTATTTGCTGGTTTGTATCATATAATCGAATATATAAAGGACTTACATTTTACTGATAAGGATATAGAATTTTTAAGAAGTAAAAACACTTTTAGTGATGGATTCTTAGAAATATTAAAAACATTTAAATTTACAGGAGATGTTTATACCTTTAGAGAAGGTTGTGTAATATTTCCTAATGAACCAATAATGACAATTAGAGCTACTCTTTTAGAGGCACAACTTGTTGAAACGTACTTGCTGCAAATAATCAATCATCAAAGTTTAATCGCTACTAAAGCTGCTCGTATTAAATACGCAGCTGGAGAGAAAATGGTTATTGAAATGGGTGCTCGTAGAGCACACGGGTTAACAAGTAGTTTAGAGGGTACTAGAGCAGCATATATCGCTGGTATTGATAGTTCTAGTAACGTGATAGGAGATCAATTATATGGTATTCCTTCTGGTGGGACTATGGCACATTCATGGGTTCAGTCTTTTGATACTGAGTATGAAGCTTTTAGATCTTATGCTGAAACATATCCAGAAAACACAACACTCTTAGTTGATACTTATAACACATTGAAAAGTGGATTACCTAATGCTATTAAAGTTATAAAGGAAGTATTGATTGAAAATCCTGAAGCGAATTACGCTATTAGAATTGATAGTGGGGATTTAGCATATTTATCTAAGAAAGCAAGAATTATGTTAGATGAAGCCGGAGTGGAGAAATGTAAAATCGTTGTTAGTAACTCTCTTGATGAACATTTAATTAAAACATTATTAAACCAAAAAGCACCAATTGATATTTTTGGTGTTGGTGAAAGATTAATTACAGCGAAAAGTGATCCTGTTTTTGGAGCTGTTTATAAAATCGTTGCAAAAGAAGAAGATGGAACGATTAAACCAATTATAAAGATTAGTGATAATCCGGCAAAAATTACCACACCACATTATAAAAAGGTTTATCGTGTGTTTAGTAAGGAAGAAAGACCTATAGCTGATTACATAGCTCTTTACAATGAAGTGATTGATACTTCAAAACCACTACTACTATTTGATCCAATCCATACATGGAAACGTAAAGAGGTAACTGAATATACTCTAAAAGAAATGCAAGTTCAAATTTTCAAAGCAGGAAAACTAGTGTACGATATCCCTACTTTAGAAGAAGTTAAGAGTTATGCTCAAGAAAACTTGAAAGAACTTTGGTCTGAATTAAGAAGATTCTCTTTCCCACATAAGTATTATATAGATTTATCTCAAAAACTATGGGATGTAAAAAATAGTATGATTGAGAAGTATCGAAATTTCTAG
- the yncA gene encoding N-acyltransferase YncA: MIIRELTQDDYLLYKKIRLELLENETLSFGSSFEEESLFEDKLWKYRLDKENVTTIGAFINEEMIGICVVVFNPRSKLKHIASLHSMYVKKNHRGEGIGRQLIIHAEEAAKGKGIFRMNLSVVNSNEKAFILYQKLGFVKYGIEPDTIKISGEYYSLILMSKKL, encoded by the coding sequence ATGATTATTCGTGAACTCACACAAGATGATTATTTGCTTTACAAGAAAATTAGATTAGAATTATTAGAAAACGAAACATTAAGCTTTGGTTCAAGTTTTGAAGAAGAAAGTTTATTTGAAGATAAACTTTGGAAATATCGCTTAGATAAAGAGAATGTTACAACCATAGGAGCCTTTATCAATGAAGAGATGATAGGTATCTGCGTTGTAGTATTTAATCCACGTAGTAAACTTAAACATATAGCATCATTACATAGCATGTATGTAAAGAAGAATCATCGTGGCGAAGGTATTGGCAGGCAACTAATTATCCATGCAGAAGAGGCCGCGAAAGGAAAAGGTATCTTCAGAATGAATTTATCAGTTGTTAATTCAAATGAAAAAGCCTTTATTCTTTATCAAAAACTGGGATTTGTTAAGTATGGTATAGAACCCGATACTATAAAAATATCAGGAGAATATTATAGTCTTATATTAATGAGCAAAAAACTGTAA
- a CDS encoding Isochorismatase family protein has product MKKCLIVVDFQNDFIDGTLGFDTASEITENIITKINQYKQEGNDVIYTLDTHKTDYLETEEGKNLPVVHCVEGSKGHQIKDEVKALIKEEDKQFIKYSFPSLELGNYLETKDYEVIELCGLVSNICVVSNAVIAKSALPNAHIIVDNLATKSFDPILHEKAMDVLEGLHVEVLNRCIQ; this is encoded by the coding sequence ATGAAGAAGTGTTTAATCGTTGTAGATTTTCAAAATGATTTTATTGATGGCACTTTAGGTTTTGATACTGCGAGTGAAATCACTGAGAATATTATAACTAAAATAAATCAATATAAACAAGAAGGTAATGATGTTATTTACACTTTAGATACCCATAAAACTGATTATTTAGAAACAGAAGAAGGTAAGAACCTTCCGGTTGTTCATTGTGTAGAGGGAAGTAAAGGGCATCAGATTAAAGATGAGGTTAAAGCTTTAATAAAAGAAGAGGATAAGCAATTTATAAAATACTCTTTCCCATCATTAGAACTAGGGAACTATTTAGAAACTAAAGATTATGAGGTTATTGAGTTATGCGGTTTAGTATCAAATATTTGTGTTGTAAGTAATGCTGTTATAGCAAAAAGTGCTTTACCAAATGCTCATATCATAGTCGATAATCTAGCAACAAAATCATTTGATCCAATCCTTCATGAAAAAGCAATGGATGTTTTAGAAGGATTACATGTGGAGGTATTAAACAGATGTATACAATAA
- a CDS encoding ribosomal-protein-S5-alanine N-acetyltransferase, producing MITGDTMDSKILETNRLVLRYFKEKDLDTFTEYRNNEEWMIYQTFKGKTKEEYRDILLTPFYIDHGSQLAFCLKETDELIGDLYVEKSELEMFIGYSIHPKYARKGFIYEIVSAFIKYIFEKYPDVKIVAETDVENIPSIRLLEKIGFIRVMNNVEGLVFELHNK from the coding sequence ATGATTACGGGTGATACTATGGACAGTAAAATTTTAGAAACTAATCGGCTGGTATTAAGATACTTTAAAGAGAAGGATTTAGATACTTTTACAGAGTATAGGAATAATGAGGAATGGATGATTTACCAAACTTTTAAGGGTAAAACAAAAGAAGAATATCGAGACATTCTTCTTACTCCTTTTTATATAGATCATGGGTCACAACTTGCTTTTTGCTTAAAGGAAACTGATGAATTGATTGGTGATTTATATGTTGAAAAAAGTGAATTAGAGATGTTTATTGGATATTCTATTCATCCTAAATATGCTCGTAAGGGTTTTATCTATGAGATAGTAAGTGCATTCATCAAATATATATTTGAGAAGTATCCAGATGTTAAGATTGTTGCAGAGACTGATGTAGAAAATATTCCTTCTATAAGATTACTAGAAAAAATAGGATTTATAAGGGTTATGAATAATGTTGAAGGATTAGTCTTTGAACTGCATAATAAATAA
- a CDS encoding Alpha/beta hydrolase family protein, producing MKKILKRIGLMFIAVLLLLVIALTIYSSNSYTALEEMDDAINMIDDSSVTFHEDNNEIRYSVTDPLLNIIFIPGGLVTPDSYKYLAINLALRGYDVVIAKAPFNLAILNPWIGKEFLSDSLENVVIGHSLGGVTASMVFNGNDKVSAFVLLGSYPIKDISDKDTLLITAEHDLGMDPEAFNDSLEYVNDENQIVNIVGGNHAQFGWYGPQKGDGDAELETIIQQDMVVEIITNFLTE from the coding sequence ATGAAGAAAATATTAAAAAGAATAGGTCTAATGTTTATAGCTGTTTTATTACTACTTGTTATTGCATTAACTATCTATTCATCAAATTCATATACCGCTTTAGAGGAAATGGATGACGCTATTAATATGATAGATGATAGTAGTGTTACCTTTCATGAAGATAATAATGAAATCAGGTATAGTGTAACTGATCCTTTGTTAAATATAATCTTTATACCTGGAGGACTTGTTACTCCTGACAGTTATAAGTATTTAGCCATTAATCTTGCTTTGAGAGGTTATGATGTAGTTATAGCTAAAGCGCCATTCAATTTGGCAATACTAAATCCCTGGATTGGAAAAGAGTTCCTTAGTGATAGTTTAGAGAATGTAGTGATCGGCCATAGTTTAGGTGGTGTAACAGCATCGATGGTATTTAATGGTAATGATAAAGTAAGTGCATTTGTCTTACTAGGTAGTTACCCTATAAAGGACATAAGTGATAAAGATACTCTCCTAATTACTGCAGAACATGATTTAGGTATGGATCCTGAAGCATTTAATGATAGTTTAGAATATGTGAATGATGAAAATCAAATAGTGAATATTGTTGGTGGAAACCATGCACAGTTTGGTTGGTATGGTCCGCAAAAGGGTGATGGAGATGCTGAACTAGAAACCATTATCCAGCAAGATATGGTTGTCGAGATTATTACTAATTTCTTAACAGAATAA